ACCGAGTGGGGACCCTCTGAGGTGCCTCCCTGAAGGGCACAAAGCGAGGCTGCTGGCCCCAGggagccagagaggagagagcaggaCAGCAAATCTGCCCCTTCatcccccccttccttccttcctttcttccttccttccttccttcctccctcactccctcccttccttacttctttccttcccacACAATTCTTGACcacctattatgtaccaggcacttttagggcactggggacacagtcCTGATTAGGCATAACTGCCAACCTGGAAACACATTCACTGATTCACACATTCCACTCACTGGTTCAGTAAAGTCTTTCATCTCTTTGTTGATTCATTCTCTCAACAGTTTTTCAGTAAATTCCTGCAGTATTGTGGGTAGGTAAAGCTCGGAGGGCGAACTACCTCCATTtcaaccctggctctgccacttactatctGTGACCGTGGGCCAGTTGCTTAACCtacccgagcctcagtttccacatgtgtaaaatgggacagCACCTCACAGGACTGTGGTGAAGAGACTGAGCTGTTCTCCTGCACCTGCGTACCCCCAGCTCAGTGAGGGCCTCACTCACGTGTTCGACCCCCAAACACTCCCTACACACTGCCAGGCCCTAGGCTGGGTCCTCGGAGAAtgttcattcttccttccttcactcattcaacaCACATGAACAGAGCACCTTACAGCACAGTACGGGGTTATGATGCTATGACTACATAGTCACACTGCTTGGGATTGGGATTTGGGCTCTGCCTCTTTCTagttggtgaccttgggcaaatcatttcatctctctgtgcctcagtttcttcacctgtaaaacggCAACAAAAATTATACCCACCTCCTGGGTCTAGTGTGAGAAGAACTGAGGTGGTGCACATAAAAATATCAGTAGTTATTTTTCTAGATGAGAGGGATTCTGGTTAGAATGAAAGTCTGGCTTCTGAAAACTTGACCGCACCAGATGGCTGGCCCCTTGGCGCCGGCCCCTCGGCGCGCAGGTTCCCGCCCTCCCCACCCAGACCAGGGGGTGGTGCCTCCATTCTGATGATAGGGCGACACCTACTGGCGCAAAGCTAGACCCGCAGCCCCACACTTTTCCTTGTGGGTCTCAAACTCCCTTTGCAGCGACGTCTTTGGGCTTTTCTAGTCCAGTGATTCTCAGCagggggaggaaagaggaggTGGGTAAATGTGGTCCAGACTATTCTCTCACCACCTCCCTAATCCAGACTATCACCCCATTTGCCTGGATTAAGGTGCAGCCTCCTCAGCTTCCTCCCCTGCCTTCCTATCCCAGCGCAAGAgctaaggaatttttttaaaggtaggtCATGTTGCTGTCTGCTCACAATTTCCAACGATCCCCAtctcagaataaaataaaaagacctcgggaattcctggcggtccagtggttaggactccgtgctctcactgcggGGGGCCCAGGTTCGGTCCCTGatgggggaattaagatcccacaagccatgcagcgctgcccaaaaaacaaacaaaaaacaaagacctCATCGTGGCCTGCAAGGCCTCACATGATATGGTCCCTGTCACTTCTCTGGCCTCTCTGCTTCGAGTGTGTACATGCATTGTCTCCCCCAGCTGGAGGATAAGCTCCTTCATGGCAGGGCCTTGTCTGTCTATCACTGCTCCATCCCAGGGTCTAGCCCAGAGAGTAGCACACAGTGGGTGCCCAACAAATActtggtgagtgaatgaatactcCAGCCAGACTGAATAACTTTGGTCCTTCTCCTTGGAACactccccaccccggcccccttGCCTTTGTATGATTCACTCACTGGTCAGATTTTAGTTTAGATGCCACTTCCtgcaggaagccctccttgatcTCCTCTCCCTAATGGGCTGGGCATCCTCCTCCAGCACCAACATCATTCTCTGTGCCCTTACTGTTGCACTTACCAGAAGCTATTGCAATAGTCACCTTCTTCTTGCCTCCCCCACCAGGCTGTGAGCTCGTTGAGGACAGGGTCTGCTCTCTCTAGATCCCCTCTGTTTAGAAGAGACCCTGCCAGGATGAGAGGCCATCTGCTCTACAGTTAAGAGCAAGAAATTGAGCACCAGGCTGGCTTGGGTTCGAATCCCAACTGCACTAGTCTATGAGACCTTGAGTGCAttcctcaacctctctgtgcctctattctctaatctgtgaaatgggtacaaAACAGTGCTTCCCGGTACTGACACTTGGAGGATGTCACATCCCTGGCACAGACCAAATGGTCAGTACATGTTAGCCACTAGTGTTTGTAGGAACCTAGTAAAACCgtcattgaataaatgaacattcAGCAATTTTAAACCAAGAGCCTTGAGACACTCTTCCTCAGATGAATCTCACACAGCTCTGTGCATCTCTTAGACCTACACCTCCCCTCACAGCAACCCCCACTTCCTGCTGAGGACAGGACTGCCCTGCGGGGTAGGGACAAAGCCCCCAGCCCCCTTTTCTGTATCCCTAGAGGGCAGTATAATCCTGGTATGCAGCTCAATAAATAATATctcttattttcattcattcaaacatgaTACTCCATTCCCTTTCTGAGTACTTCTGCCCCCTCTTGAGAAGCCAGTTCCCCTTACTTCCCATCCCACCTGGGCCCTTGATTCTCCCATCCTGAGTCCTGTGCCCTCCGGGTGATCCCTAGTGACCTACACACTTGCACGTGAGCTGACAGCAGGCAATGTGCTACTCCTGCCCATTGTGCTGGGAGGTTCTGACTCCTGCTCTGGGATGAGATGCCAACCAGGTGACCCTAGGGAGTATGGTTCGCAgtgctggctccttctcatcttTTAGATCATACTTTGTTACCCACTCAGAGAGGCCTTTCCCAATCAGTGTATCAGAAAAGCTCTTTGCCCTATCATTTTCCATCCCAGCCCCCTGTTTCAGTTTCTACACAGCACTCATTACACTGTTCAAAATCATCTTTATTAGGTTGTTTAAcctttcttccccacccccaagagTACAAGCTCCAAGAAAGTTGTAGTATCTTCTTCAGCACTTTGCAGGGCCTGGCATGTGGAGATGCTCCTTCAGAATTTGCTGTGTTAGTGAATGAGTCTCTTTCTATGTGGCGTTGCCTTATCTTGCTTCCGCTGAAAGGTGAACAAAGATGCAGAGGATGGAGAAGTAGGATACTCGTGGCTGTTTCAGATGTCCTTTAGGGATCTAATGCTCCTTCCCTGGCTCAGGCACAAAAGACTTCTGCTTGGCTGGGGAAGAGGGAGTGAACCCTGGGAACTGCATCTGCTGAACTCTGGAGCGTGGGTTGCCAGCCCTCTCCTCCATTGGCCAGGCTCTTCCAGTTAATCAGCCTGCGCACAGACACAGGAGGAGAGGGCTTTGAGCGAGACGATGACCGTTCCCCAAGCTGAAGACCTCGAGGACACAGTCTTCGCAGGGCCCCCCTTGGCTTCAGGAGCCCCCTGGAGGCAGAGTGGGCTGGCTGGGGAGGAATCTGGGGCCGTAGTCTCTCTGCAGGGTGGCAGGGGTCCCCTGGTCTGGGCAAGGCCTCCCCCACCTAGGGGAGCCTCCTGATTTATATGGGGGGGCCGGTTTTCCCCACATAACAAGATGTAAGTCTTCATTGGAGGGATGACAGGTCCTAAGTTGGGACTAGGGACGCGGGGTGGCCCTGGGAGTGCTGCCAGGGAGATGTGTTTCCCACGAGTACAGTCGATAACGAAAGTTAAGTGAGCTTTGGGGATGGCCTTCTGATGGCGGGCCGGCTTTCCAcctagaaggaaggaaaagaccaaaGATTTGTGCTAGCACTGAAAGGGATATGGTTCCATTAATTCATGtgttcattcacttgttcattcattcaacagggattttttttaatttttattttatattggagtgtagttgatttaccatgttgtgttagtttcaggtgtacagcacagtgattcagttatacatatacacacatacattctttttcggattcttttcccgtgtaggttattacagaatactgagtagagttaaCAGGGATTTAACTGCGTGTTAGTTGACGCACAAAGATGGGAAGACAGCGGGGCCTAAGAGCGTGGATTTCAGCACTGGGGAGACCTGAGTTTAAACCTGGCTTCCCCCTATCAGCTCTCTGCCTTCCAGGAACATGGAGGCCACTGCATCAGAGCCTCTCAACCCCGCTGTGCCCACGAGCTGCCTGAGCATCTTGTGAACATGCAGATTCTGGTACAGCGAGCGGGTCTGGAGTGGAGCCTGAGAGTCtgcgtttctaacaagctcccagggaaTGCCGGTACTGCTGGTCCACGGGCCGCACTGTAGTGAGGAGTAAGAGGAGACCCCCGGCCGCcttctacaggtgaggaaactacaGGTGAGGCTCAGCTTGTACAGATGTTGGTGGTCCTCAGGGAACATCATGCTGTTCTTCCTTCCCCACCCATAATCTTGTCCATCGGTCCCCTCTGCCCTGGGGATCCCTGCTCTGTCCACCCCGCCAAACGGGGAGAAGCCAAGAACCAGTCAATCGATTTATCGGTGAAGCAAGGCCAGAGCAGGTCTCTCTGaacccaaagcctgtgctcttagaAAAGTAACATTTCAAGTTACCCACATAATAAACAAATCCATCCTCTTCACTACGTGCTCTTCACTACGGCACAGGCTTCAGAAGGAAGCTTCTGTGCTGGTAGGTTAGTTAACACAGGAAATACAGTcgatccttgaacaacacgggcTTGAactgcaggtccacttatatgcagatgtttttcaataaataccaATTACTACACAATCCGTAGTAggctgaatctgtggatgtggaacctcAGATACGAAGGGCTGATTGTAGTTATAGGCGGATTTTCTACTGCGTGGAGGGTCAGCGCCCTTAACCCCCAAGTTGTTCAAGGTTCAACTGTAACTGAAGCCCACCCATGGCTTGAGAATCCTGGTGGCCCCAGAGGGGAGGGTGTCTGCCCTCTGCTGCCAGCACCCCCCAGCCTGCCCAGCCCCCTCAGCTTCAGGGCTGAGGCACCCTCTGCCACCTCTTACCTGAGCTAGTCTCCAAGCCCGTCTCCAGGCCCCTGACTTTGGGGCAGGCTCTCAGGTCCCTGGGGTCTTCTGTTGGGACTGTTACTGATTCCATAGCGCCTGGCTTAGCACTGGCAGAGGGAGCCGTTGTCAGCAGCCTTTTCCAGGATGCAGCTCCCACCCGAGGACCAAACGTTTTATATTTACCAGCTCCGGATCCGCTGAGTGAATTCCACCACGAGCCACAGGAACTGGCTTGGAGCAGTTGGGGGATTGCTTTGATCAACGGGGTTATGTCAACAGGGTTGCTGTCGGGTCACTGGGAGGTAGGCCTTCTACCAAACAGATGCTGTTTCCTCCAACTCCAGCTGCTTCCTCACTTGAGACAAGCCTTGGAACCTTCTcatccaggcctcagtttcccaaaccTCAGTCATTCTCTGGCTGCATTCCCagttttcagttgtttttagttttgcttcttttctacCTAAGAACTATATGGAATACTGCTGACAATATGTCCATGTCTTAGTCGGTTCAAGCAGTGATAGACTAGGCGAGTTAAACCACAAAcgtttgtttctcacagttctggatgctgggaagtctgagatcaaggcgcCTATAGATTTTAGTGTTTGGTAAGGACCTGCCtactggttcatagatggctgtctttcTACTGTGTCTTCACCTCACAGAAAGTGCAAgaaagctctctggggtcccttttacaagggcactaaccgcatcatgagggctccaccttacCTAGggtcagtatcctgtttttctccatcctggatCCCTTCAGGTTGCACTTTTGGGGTGGCTGCATTGGCTGGTGgcctgatggctgcaacatcctttgtttactgttatggcaggtgacattctttgtccacaagAGGAAACTTGGTATGGCTTCATTAAACAGAAACAGTAGTACTACTATAAATAAGTAACTATGTATGGTAGAAGATGGtaccccaaagatgtccatgccttaatccccagaacctgtgaaaaaTGTTACCTTACACAGCAAAAGcatctttgcaggtgtgattaagggTATTCCAATTCTGACACCAGTTctgatgtgttttgttttgttccacaTTACCAACCAATTAATTCATTTCTGACATTACCTACCTGGAGATAGCTTCACATCTCACAGGCTAAGagttcagtcctacaagactgcctgTCACAGACATCAATCACAAGTCCTGgtttgtcacctgtgcttctgacctacAGATGGGAGGGTCCCACAATGCACTCCTTGGATTcgattagtttgctagagctgatcacagaactcagagaaacattttacttactagattactagtttgttataaaagaatataactgggcttccctggtggcgcagtggttgagagtccgcctgccgatgcaggggacgcgggtttgtgccccggtccgggaagatcccacatgccgcggagcggctgggcccgtgagccatggccgctgagcctgcgcgtccggagcctgtgctctgcaacgggagaggccacagcagtgagaggcccgcgtaccgcgaaaaaaaaaaaaaaaaagaatataactcagGAAGAGATGCACAGGCGAGGTATGTGTGGAGGGCTAGGAGCTTCCACACTGTCTGAGAGCGCCACTTTTTCCCagtctccacgtgttcaccaacccagaagctctccaaaccctgttCTTTTGGGTTTTAATGGAGGTTCGTTACATAGGCACGACTGATCAAATCACTGGCCTTTGGTGGCCATCAGTCTCCATCCCCGCTCACATCACAGAGGTCAGTGGGTCGGTGGAACTGacagttccaaccctctaatcacgtgGTTGGTTCTCCTGCCCACATTCTTAGGTGACacaggggctttccaaaagtcacctcatttacataacaaaagacaccctTTTCACTCTTCTGACTTGGGAAATTTCAAGGCtgttaggagctctgtgccaggaaccagaagaccaaatatatatttatttaaatatatatatttatcagagGTGTGGACTTTGAGATAGGGATATTGATCTGGATTATCTGAGTGAGTTCAATCTAATCACACTAGTCCTTATAATTGGAGACCTTCTCCTGGCTGGGTTAGAAAGAGAtgtcacagggacttccctcgtggcgcagtgcttaagaatctgcctgccaatgcaggggaacgggttcgggccctggtccaggaagatcccacatgccgcggagcaactaagcctgtgggccacaactactgagcctgtgctctagagcccgtgctcaacaagagaagccaccacaatgagaagcccgcgcaccgcaacgaagagtagcccccactcgccgcagctagagaaggcccgcacacagcaacaaagacccaacgcagccaaaaacaaatatgttcaataaatttaaaaaaaaaagaa
This sequence is a window from Globicephala melas chromosome 1, mGloMel1.2, whole genome shotgun sequence. Protein-coding genes within it:
- the SRARP gene encoding steroid receptor-associated and regulated protein, with protein sequence MESVTVPTEDPRDLRACPKVRGLETGLETSSGGKPARHQKAIPKAHLTFVIDCTRGKHISLAALPGPPRVPSPNLGPVIPPMKTYILLCGENRPPHINQEAPLGGGGLAQTRGPLPPCRETTAPDSSPASPLCLQGAPEAKGGPAKTVSSRSSAWGTVIVSLKALSSCVCAQAD